In Brevibacterium pigmentatum, the sequence ACTGGCGGGTGATGAGATCGATGATCTTCTGCTGTCGGGCGGTCTTCGTCAGCGGTGCACTGTTATTCGCCTCGGCCATCATCGCTCCAGGAGGAAGGTCATGAGTGCCTTCTGCGCGTGGAGGCGGTTCTCGGCCTCGTCGAAGACCACCGAGGCGGGGCCGTCGATGACCTCGGCCGTGACCTCTTTGCCGCGGTAGGCGGGCAGGCAGTGGAGGAAGATCGCGTCGTTGCTCAAGCTCATGAGTTCCTGGTTGACCTGGAACTTCGTGAACGGAGAGGCCTCGTCATCGCGTCCGGCAGAGTCCTGACCCATGGACACCCAGGTGTCGGTGACGAGGACGTCGGCGCCGGTCGCGGCGGCAACGGGGTCGTCGGTGACGGTGAGCGACCCCCCGGTCTGGGCCGCGAGGGCTTCGGCTTCGGCGACGATCGCTGCGGCGGGCTGGTAGTCAGCGGGGGCGGCGATGCGCACGTGCATTCCGGCGGTGACTCCGCCGAGGGCGTAGGAGTTCGCCATGTTGTTCGCCCCGTCGCCGTAGTACGTCATGGTCTGGCCCTTCACGTCGCCGCGGTGTTCGCGGATGGTGAGCAGATCAGCCAGGATCTGGCAGGGGTGGAAGTCATCGGACAGGGAGTTGATGACGGGCACAGAGGAGTGCTCGGCCATCTCTTCGAGGCCAGCCTGGGCGTAGGTGCGCCAGATGATCGTCGAGACCATCCGGGACATCACCTGGGCGGTGTCGGCGATGGATTCCTTGTGCCCGAGCTGCGCTTCACCGGGGTTGATGATGAGCGGCTGTCCGCTGAGCGCGGCGATGCCGGCGGCGAACGAGACGCGGGTCCGAGTCGAGGTCTTGTCGAAGATGACCGCGGCGGTCTGCGGGCCGGCCAGCGGGGTCCGCGAGTAGGGGGCGGCCTTGAGTTCGACGGCGAGGTCGAGGACCTCGGCCTGCTCGGCCGGACTGAGGTCCGTGTCCTTGAGGAAGTGGCGTGTCATAGCGTGTCCTTCGAAAGTCTGGTTAGGTGATGCCGGCGCCGAGGCGGTCCCCCGTTCCGTGCGAACCCTGGCTTGTCATCGGCGCTGGGCTCGTCAGCGCTGAGTTTGCGGCTCAGCCGGCGATGAGGCCGGGTAGGGCCTCGATGAACGGGGTGAGCTCGTCGGTGGTGATGGTCAGCGGCGGGGCGAGGCGCAGGCGTCCCGGGGCGACAGGGTTGATGATGAACCCGGCCTCAAGTGCGCGGGCGGCCACGGCCTTCGAGTCCGGGACCTGGCCGTCAGCGGCTCCATCCGCACCGTCAGCTGCGGCGCCAGCACCGGCTGTCAGTTCGAGCCCGAGCAGCAGTCCCTTGCCGGTGATCTCTCCGATGCCGTCGACCTTTGCCAGCTGCCCCTTGAGCCAGTCGCTGGTCTCGGACACGTGGTCGAGGAGGTTGTCCTTCTCGATGGTCTCGAGCACGGCGAGTCCGGCAGCACACGACAGAGGGTTGCCGCCGAAGGTCGTGCCGTGCTGACCGGCTTCGAGCAGCTTCGTGTTCGCATCCCCGACGGTGATGGTCGCACCGATCGGCATTCCGCCGCCGAGTCCCTTCGCCGAGGTGATGATGTCTGGAGTGACGCCCTCACCGATCTCGGGATCCTGGTGAGCGAACCACGAGCCGGTGCGGCCGATGCCCGACTGCACCTCGTCGAGGACCATGAGCGCCCCGACCTTCTGCGTCAGTTCTCGCACCGCGGTGAGGTAGCCGGCCGGATGCGTTCGCACGCCGACCTCTCCTTGGACGGGTTCGATGAACACAGCCGCGGTGTTCTCATTGATGGCTGCTTCGAGCGCTTCGACATCCCCGTAGGGGACGTGGACGACTCCGGGAACGCCGGGAGCGAAGGGCTCACGGTAGGCGGCCTTCGCCGTCAGTGCGAGGGCGCCCATGGTGCGGCCGTGGAAGGCCCCTTCGACGGCGATGATGAAGGGCCGTCCCCCGCCGGCGGCGCGGCGGGCCATCTTGAAGGCCGCCTCGTTGGCTTCGGTTCCCGAGTTCGAGAAGAACACGGCGGACCCGGCGGGCAGGTCGAGGATCTCGTGGAGTTTCTCTGCCAGGCCGATCTGGGCCGGAGATGTGAAGAAGTTCGAGATGTGGCCGAGTGTCGAGGCCTGCTCGGTGATGGCGCTGACCCATGCGGGGTGACAGTGGCCGAGGGCGTTGACGGCGATGCCGGCGAGCAGGTCGAGGTACTTCTTGCCCGCCGAATCCCACACATAGGAGCCTTCACCGCGGACGATGTCGAGCTGCGGGGACCCGAACACCGGGGACAGGACACGGGAGAAATCGTCGCGCCACGTCTGGGCCTGGTCACAAGCCTGCGCAGCCGAATCCTGCGTACCCGTCTGATCACTCATGAACGTCCTCCGTTGCTGTCGTTGCTAGCGTTCAAACCATCCGTCGGGGCCGCCTCGGCGGGGTTCGCCTGGTGCCCGTCGCCCAGCGGTGCGGGTTCGACGATGGTGTCTTCGACCATGGTGCCGATACCCTCCGAGGTGAAGACCTCGAGGAGGAGGGAATGCGCCATCCGGCCGTCGATGATGTGGGCCTGCTTGACCCCATGCTCGATCGCCTCGAGTGCGGCGGTCATCTTAGGGATCATCCCCGAATCGAGCGACGGCAGGAGTTCGCGCAGCTTGTCCG encodes:
- the argF gene encoding ornithine carbamoyltransferase encodes the protein MTRHFLKDTDLSPAEQAEVLDLAVELKAAPYSRTPLAGPQTAAVIFDKTSTRTRVSFAAGIAALSGQPLIINPGEAQLGHKESIADTAQVMSRMVSTIIWRTYAQAGLEEMAEHSSVPVINSLSDDFHPCQILADLLTIREHRGDVKGQTMTYYGDGANNMANSYALGGVTAGMHVRIAAPADYQPAAAIVAEAEALAAQTGGSLTVTDDPVAAATGADVLVTDTWVSMGQDSAGRDDEASPFTKFQVNQELMSLSNDAIFLHCLPAYRGKEVTAEVIDGPASVVFDEAENRLHAQKALMTFLLER
- a CDS encoding acetylornithine transaminase — its product is MSDQTGTQDSAAQACDQAQTWRDDFSRVLSPVFGSPQLDIVRGEGSYVWDSAGKKYLDLLAGIAVNALGHCHPAWVSAITEQASTLGHISNFFTSPAQIGLAEKLHEILDLPAGSAVFFSNSGTEANEAAFKMARRAAGGGRPFIIAVEGAFHGRTMGALALTAKAAYREPFAPGVPGVVHVPYGDVEALEAAINENTAAVFIEPVQGEVGVRTHPAGYLTAVRELTQKVGALMVLDEVQSGIGRTGSWFAHQDPEIGEGVTPDIITSAKGLGGGMPIGATITVGDANTKLLEAGQHGTTFGGNPLSCAAGLAVLETIEKDNLLDHVSETSDWLKGQLAKVDGIGEITGKGLLLGLELTAGAGAAADGADGAADGQVPDSKAVAARALEAGFIINPVAPGRLRLAPPLTITTDELTPFIEALPGLIAG